One genomic region from Aliarcobacter cryaerophilus ATCC 43158 encodes:
- a CDS encoding MBL fold metallo-hydrolase, with protein sequence MEIKVHPMGDYATNCYIVTIDNKDFIIDPGVNATAWIKQNIKNPVAVLNTHGHFDHIWSNQEVKELFNIKLYTPKDDEFMLTLNPYNLGMPHSKADILVNPDEELEIEGVKIKFHHFPGHTPGCSMIEINKTFFSGDFIFKGTIGRFDFPNSSATQMKKSLNKILKWKNNYNIYPGHGDKTTLFNEIDNITLWEKHIK encoded by the coding sequence ATGGAAATTAAAGTTCATCCTATGGGTGATTATGCCACGAATTGTTATATTGTTACTATCGATAATAAAGATTTTATAATTGACCCCGGTGTAAATGCTACTGCTTGGATTAAACAAAATATCAAAAATCCTGTTGCTGTTTTAAATACACATGGACATTTTGATCATATTTGGTCAAATCAAGAGGTAAAAGAGCTTTTTAATATAAAGCTTTATACTCCAAAAGATGATGAATTTATGCTAACTTTAAACCCATACAATTTAGGCATGCCTCACTCAAAAGCAGATATTCTAGTAAACCCAGATGAAGAACTTGAAATTGAAGGTGTAAAAATTAAATTTCACCATTTTCCTGGACATACTCCAGGATGTAGTATGATTGAAATAAATAAAACATTTTTTAGTGGAGATTTTATTTTTAAAGGAACTATTGGAAGATTTGATTTTCCAAATTCAAGTGCAACTCAGATGAAAAAAAGTTTAAATAAAATTTTAAAATGGAAAAATAATTACAATATTTACCCAGGTCATGGTGATAAAACTACTCTTTTTAATGAAATTGATAATATTACTCTATGGGAAAAACATATAAAATGA
- a CDS encoding ferritin-like domain-containing protein, with protein sequence MDYFIILEDILLTKLPKEKFIKFDKFYKLFLENKLIFNHNYIALEIKNPSYADFLSIVKPTELPPIKNFKTKEGKKYLVHTILHIEYSAVDLALDAALRYQNMPFEFYKDWLEVASDEIRHFLILEKLLEELNGFYGEFEVHKNLFEAMQQTPDFLSRMACVPRYLEANGLDQNPKIMEKLNSNKDEFNIKLIGALKIILEEEISHVKKGDFWFKYECEKVGCNPEITYFKAIEKVFPGSTKRKMDLNFSARKEAGFSCEELKFLSKKDDCI encoded by the coding sequence ATGGATTATTTCATAATTTTAGAGGATATTTTACTCACAAAATTACCAAAAGAAAAGTTTATAAAGTTTGATAAATTTTATAAACTTTTTTTAGAAAATAAGCTTATTTTTAATCATAATTATATAGCTTTAGAGATAAAAAATCCATCTTATGCTGATTTTTTATCTATAGTAAAACCAACAGAACTTCCTCCAATAAAAAACTTTAAAACGAAAGAGGGAAAAAAATATTTAGTACACACTATTTTACACATTGAATATAGTGCTGTTGATTTAGCTTTAGATGCAGCTTTAAGATACCAAAATATGCCTTTTGAATTCTATAAAGATTGGTTAGAAGTTGCTAGTGATGAGATTAGACATTTTTTGATTTTAGAAAAATTATTAGAAGAGTTAAATGGTTTTTATGGAGAGTTTGAAGTACATAAAAATTTGTTTGAAGCTATGCAACAAACTCCTGATTTTTTAAGCCGTATGGCATGTGTCCCTAGGTATTTAGAAGCGAATGGTCTTGATCAAAATCCAAAAATTATGGAAAAACTAAACTCAAATAAAGATGAATTTAATATTAAGCTAATAGGTGCTTTAAAAATAATTTTAGAAGAAGAGATAAGCCATGTAAAAAAAGGTGATTTTTGGTTTAAATATGAGTGTGAAAAAGTAGGGTGCAATCCAGAAATTACCTATTTTAAAGCTATAGAAAAGGTTTTTCCAGGTAGTACTAAAAGAAAAATGGATTTGAATTTTAGTGCTAGAAAAGAGGCTGGATTTTCTTGTGAAGAGCTTAAGTTTTTATCAAAAAAAGATGATTGTATTTAG
- the dnaJ gene encoding molecular chaperone DnaJ translates to MIEIDYYELLEIEKTSDKATIKKAYRKLAMQYHPDKNPNDKEAEEKFKSINEAYQVLSDDDKRSLYDRYGKSGLEGHGGRSSGFGGFDDLGSIFEEMFGFSRNHSKKERKTYNYNLDTAVEVKLEFNEAVFGCKKEINYKYKTACKPCNGTGAKDSKIENCKTCGGVGQVHTRQGFMTYAQTCPTCSGSGQSKANSCKSCNGNGFEEIKGNFTVDIPEGVNDGMRIRVSNKGNIAPNGQRGDLYLQTKVKEDSHFVRHDDDIYFEAPIFFTQVALGAKIKIPSLKGELELEIPKNVKDKQQFTFKNEGVKSVQGYGKGDLIVQIKIEYPKSLTNEQKELLEKLQDSFGVESTPSEIKFEGMFDKVKKWFS, encoded by the coding sequence TTGATTGAAATTGACTATTATGAGCTTTTAGAGATTGAAAAAACATCTGATAAAGCAACAATAAAAAAAGCATACAGAAAATTAGCTATGCAGTATCACCCTGATAAAAACCCAAATGACAAAGAAGCTGAAGAGAAATTTAAATCTATAAATGAAGCTTATCAAGTCTTAAGCGATGATGATAAAAGATCTTTATATGATAGATACGGAAAGTCTGGTTTAGAAGGTCATGGTGGACGAAGTTCTGGTTTTGGTGGTTTTGATGATTTAGGTTCTATTTTTGAAGAGATGTTCGGTTTTTCAAGAAATCATAGCAAAAAAGAGAGAAAAACTTATAACTATAATCTTGATACTGCCGTTGAAGTTAAATTAGAGTTTAATGAAGCAGTATTTGGTTGCAAAAAAGAGATAAACTATAAATATAAAACAGCTTGTAAGCCTTGTAATGGTACTGGTGCAAAAGATAGTAAGATTGAAAACTGTAAAACTTGTGGTGGAGTTGGACAAGTTCACACAAGACAAGGTTTTATGACATATGCACAAACATGTCCAACTTGTAGTGGTAGTGGACAATCAAAAGCAAACTCTTGTAAATCTTGTAATGGAAATGGTTTTGAAGAGATTAAAGGAAATTTCACTGTTGATATTCCAGAAGGTGTAAATGATGGAATGAGAATAAGAGTTTCAAATAAGGGAAATATAGCACCAAATGGACAAAGAGGAGATTTGTATCTTCAAACAAAAGTAAAAGAAGATAGTCACTTTGTAAGACATGATGATGATATATATTTTGAAGCCCCTATTTTCTTTACTCAAGTAGCTTTAGGAGCAAAAATAAAAATTCCTAGCCTAAAAGGTGAATTAGAGCTTGAAATACCGAAAAATGTAAAAGATAAACAACAATTTACTTTTAAAAATGAGGGTGTGAAAAGTGTTCAAGGATATGGAAAAGGAGATTTAATTGTTCAAATAAAAATAGAGTATCCAAAATCTTTAACAAATGAACAAAAAGAGCTTTTAGAAAAACTTCAAGATAGTTTTGGAGTAGAAAGTACTCCTTCTGAAATAAAATTTGAAGGAATGTTTGATAAAGTTAAGAAGTGGTTTTCATAA
- a CDS encoding tyrosine-type recombinase/integrase: MRYELDFKNSFKDSMLFWIERFIRYKLTSLSNRQVSNKDKLAFIIQSLVKGTKSIEELDILVKEARNIGLNGINTYFNPLLKLYNYTNNLGLASLKEIDEELLSDFLASQTSSLSDASKKNHRIALLSLFSYIDKQNENQDGSSYLFKIELKNWGGLSGKSGSKLPSFMNKEEIDRFLSAINNFEFSDNTAYRNRLIIKIIIYTGIRVSEMLNLKLKDIFNEKDVYMLQIRGKGNKPRVVMIKKYIIEHELQNWLTQRVCNSDILVCNQKGERLTQAYISRIVESILTSVGIRKEKNGAHMLRHSFATLLYSKHHDLILVQEALGHADINTSRIYTHFDKERLRKTTDIF; encoded by the coding sequence ATGAGATATGAATTAGATTTTAAGAACAGTTTTAAAGATAGTATGCTTTTTTGGATAGAGAGATTTATAAGATATAAATTAACAAGTCTATCAAATCGACAAGTATCAAATAAAGATAAACTAGCTTTTATTATTCAAAGTTTAGTAAAAGGTACAAAATCAATTGAAGAGCTTGATATTTTAGTAAAAGAAGCTAGAAATATTGGCTTAAATGGAATAAATACATATTTTAATCCTCTTTTAAAACTATATAACTATACAAATAATTTAGGTTTAGCTTCTCTTAAAGAGATTGATGAAGAGTTGTTAAGTGATTTTTTAGCTAGCCAAACTAGTTCACTATCAGATGCTTCTAAAAAAAACCATCGTATCGCCCTACTATCTTTATTTTCGTACATAGATAAACAAAATGAAAATCAAGATGGAAGCTCATATTTATTTAAAATAGAGTTAAAAAATTGGGGTGGATTAAGTGGAAAAAGTGGTTCAAAACTCCCCTCTTTTATGAATAAAGAGGAGATTGATAGATTTTTATCTGCTATTAATAATTTTGAATTTTCTGATAATACAGCTTATAGAAATCGACTTATAATAAAAATAATAATATATACTGGAATTAGAGTTAGTGAGATGTTAAATCTCAAATTAAAAGATATTTTTAATGAAAAAGATGTTTATATGCTTCAAATTCGTGGAAAAGGAAATAAACCAAGAGTTGTTATGATTAAAAAGTATATTATTGAACATGAACTACAAAACTGGCTAACTCAAAGAGTTTGCAACAGTGATATTTTGGTTTGTAATCAAAAAGGTGAACGATTAACTCAAGCTTATATTAGTCGTATTGTTGAAAGTATTTTAACAAGTGTTGGTATTAGAAAAGAGAAAAATGGAGCACATATGCTACGTCATAGCTTTGCAACTTTACTTTACTCAAAACACCATGATTTAATACTTGTTCAAGAAGCTTTAGGTCATGCAGATATAAATACAAGCAGGATTTATACTCACTTTGATAAAGAAAGACTAAGAAAGACTACAGATATTTTTTAA
- a CDS encoding protein-glutamate methylesterase/protein-glutamine glutaminase, with product MYTVLVIDDSASMRRILKDMINSIDEFEVVAVANDAYEAREKIKEYEPDLVTIDINMPKMDGVTFLRNLMRLHSMPAVVISGESVRGSDIFDDGAVGFIPKPNSGESMASFESRIKDTLLSLTFLLKRYTLKKPAPLKKDYKPTPTPDYKVHPDEVIPLRAAKFGGQKLIAIGSSTGGVESLLKVFSRLPSDLPPIVMTQHIPYGFSNSFALRLNDHSAVEVCEAKDGQILEFGHAYLAPGNMHLTIEKVGNELRTKLLDTKKVSQHKPSVDVLFRSVNNSVGGSAMAVMMTGMGDDGTIAMKELFDNGAYTVAQNEATCVVFGMPMKAIQAGAVKDIVPLDEIADYIIAFSKGKVR from the coding sequence ATGTACACGGTATTAGTAATTGATGATTCTGCCTCTATGAGACGAATTTTAAAAGATATGATAAACTCTATTGATGAATTTGAAGTAGTTGCAGTTGCAAATGACGCTTACGAAGCTAGAGAAAAAATCAAAGAGTATGAACCTGATTTAGTTACTATTGATATAAATATGCCAAAAATGGATGGAGTTACATTTTTACGAAATTTAATGAGACTTCACTCTATGCCAGCAGTTGTAATTTCGGGAGAAAGCGTAAGGGGAAGCGATATTTTTGATGATGGTGCTGTTGGATTTATTCCTAAACCAAACTCTGGAGAGAGTATGGCATCTTTTGAATCAAGAATAAAAGATACTCTTTTAAGCCTTACTTTTTTACTAAAAAGATATACACTAAAAAAACCAGCTCCTTTAAAAAAAGATTATAAGCCAACACCAACACCCGATTATAAAGTTCATCCAGATGAAGTTATTCCTTTAAGAGCTGCAAAATTTGGAGGACAAAAACTAATAGCTATTGGTTCATCAACAGGTGGGGTTGAGAGTTTATTGAAAGTATTTAGTAGGCTACCATCTGATTTACCACCAATTGTTATGACACAGCATATTCCATATGGATTTTCAAACTCTTTTGCTTTAAGATTAAATGATCATTCAGCTGTTGAAGTTTGTGAAGCGAAAGATGGTCAAATTCTAGAATTTGGACATGCTTATTTGGCACCTGGAAATATGCATTTAACTATTGAAAAAGTAGGAAATGAGTTAAGAACAAAACTTCTTGATACAAAGAAAGTAAGTCAGCACAAACCAAGTGTTGATGTATTATTTAGATCTGTAAACAATAGTGTAGGGGGAAGTGCTATGGCTGTTATGATGACAGGAATGGGAGATGATGGAACAATTGCTATGAAAGAGCTTTTTGATAATGGAGCATATACTGTTGCACAAAATGAAGCTACTTGTGTTGTTTTTGGAATGCCTATGAAAGCAATACAAGCAGGAGCTGTAAAAGATATAGTTCCTTTAGATGAAATTGCTGATTATATAATAGCTTTTTCAAAAGGTAAAGTTAGATAA
- a CDS encoding chemotaxis protein CheD, with amino-acid sequence MITIGRKDGNIEKLSLSKITQKTKGFPTHTVIGGEFAVTPDSDDIALKTLLGSCVALMFYDRKKKIKAMNHFLLPDTNDNSNDMKYGLYSVEAMLNEMYKLGCSKSDIVAKISGGADIMNLNLKNSIGSRNVEFAKEFCHKEGFRVISEHVRGEHGRLILLADNFETFIKVTQKTETDSKILSNEKSLQIEISKAPVIKEYTGAVELFGTNNKKIEQTMEIELF; translated from the coding sequence ATGATTACTATTGGTAGAAAAGATGGGAACATAGAAAAACTATCTTTATCAAAAATAACTCAAAAAACAAAAGGTTTTCCTACTCATACAGTTATTGGTGGTGAGTTTGCTGTAACTCCAGATAGTGATGATATTGCCTTAAAAACTCTTCTTGGTTCTTGTGTTGCCTTAATGTTTTATGATAGAAAAAAGAAGATAAAAGCAATGAATCACTTTTTACTACCTGATACAAATGATAATTCAAATGATATGAAGTATGGACTATATTCAGTTGAAGCTATGTTAAATGAGATGTATAAGTTAGGTTGCTCAAAATCTGATATTGTTGCTAAAATATCAGGTGGTGCTGATATTATGAATTTAAATCTAAAAAATTCAATAGGATCAAGAAATGTTGAATTTGCAAAAGAGTTTTGTCATAAAGAAGGTTTTAGGGTAATATCTGAGCATGTAAGAGGAGAGCATGGAAGATTGATACTTCTTGCTGATAACTTTGAAACTTTTATTAAAGTTACTCAAAAAACTGAAACAGATAGTAAAATTCTATCAAATGAGAAATCATTACAAATTGAAATCTCTAAAGCTCCAGTTATCAAAGAGTACACAGGTGCAGTTGAGCTATTTGGTACAAATAATAAGAAAATTGAACAAACTATGGAAATTGAACTTTTTTAA
- a CDS encoding CheR family methyltransferase, whose amino-acid sequence MAYTTQDVHEKIKKLLYSLTGITLTENKDIMISNRIDKLKRNCNNYGDIMELLESVEKGINVTEFINTFTTNKTHFFREEFHFEDLRDRVLPTFSKNKENISIWCSASSTGEEPYSIAMTVSEANKALSSNIKANIIATDIDTSVLQYGADGIYRYSKSSKEFPSWIKPQNYFKRRVQKNLSGEEVLIKVNDELKRMITFHIMNLNNDSYPFSNHQFDVIFCRNVLIYFSVEDQNNILRKLFKHLKIGGTLYLGHSENPQDLIHYVKRVGQNIFVKEKDLI is encoded by the coding sequence ATGGCATATACAACACAAGATGTACATGAAAAAATAAAAAAACTTCTTTATTCTCTAACAGGAATTACTCTTACAGAGAATAAAGATATTATGATTTCAAATAGAATAGATAAACTAAAAAGAAATTGTAATAATTATGGTGATATTATGGAACTTTTAGAATCTGTTGAAAAAGGAATAAATGTTACAGAGTTTATCAATACTTTTACTACAAATAAAACTCATTTTTTTAGAGAAGAGTTTCATTTTGAAGATTTAAGAGATAGAGTTCTTCCTACTTTTTCAAAAAATAAAGAGAATATATCTATCTGGTGTTCAGCATCTTCAACAGGAGAAGAGCCTTATTCTATTGCTATGACTGTCTCAGAAGCAAATAAGGCACTATCTTCAAATATTAAAGCAAATATAATAGCAACAGATATCGATACTAGTGTTTTACAATATGGAGCTGATGGAATTTATAGATACTCGAAATCATCAAAAGAGTTCCCCTCTTGGATTAAACCTCAAAACTATTTTAAAAGAAGAGTACAGAAAAATTTATCAGGAGAAGAAGTTTTAATAAAAGTAAATGATGAGTTAAAAAGAATGATAACTTTTCATATAATGAATCTAAACAATGATAGTTATCCCTTTTCAAATCATCAATTTGATGTAATTTTTTGTAGAAATGTTTTAATATATTTTTCAGTAGAAGATCAAAATAATATTTTAAGAAAACTATTTAAACACCTCAAAATTGGTGGAACTTTATATCTAGGACACTCTGAAAATCCTCAAGATTTAATACATTATGTAAAAAGAGTAGGGCAAAATATTTTTGTTAAAGAGAAAGATTTAATATGA
- a CDS encoding chemotaxis protein CheA, whose amino-acid sequence MSFDISKYREMFLEEAAELFESADNVLLAAENNGSLTDDEMGQLFRDVHTLKGSGASVELAFFAEFTHDVENLMDKLRSHKIEYKPEMAETLIDGLDVMKEILELEVSNQINREKFQDLTTSLLEELRAYSNASITTKTVELKQEPAPQNVTVLEKTNNQISDQKEHFGFFNDDLNNQRDMKDMPFGIFEDDDIDDKNIGFYDEELENISNNTDDNKFKIDENKENFGFFDGMEKISPNSVMETNDIESEISNDNKIDTQNRKEVASAPTARRVKENSDDGEKKSISNNNNSIRVNLDKIDLLMNNVGDLVITNAMLTQFSSTIEETKTRGSVLERLELLERHIRDMQDSIMSIRMVPMDSIYSKFPKVVRDISKKLGKKVEFKHYGDNVEIDKAMIEGLTDPLMHIIRNSLDHGIEMPEDRVKSGKSDTGTISISAEQANGQMIITIEDDGKGVDSEKVAQKALEKGQIDENQFASMSHNDKALLIFGAGLSTADQITDISGRGVGMDVVKTNIHKLGGIIKLDTELGKGTVITIMLPLTLAILDGLDIRVGDQKYILPLSSIVESLQPTANMIKKIGDGTQDLLMLREEFIPVVKLHQLFGLKKSFEKLEDGMLIVVKSGNTKVALSIDEFLNQHQVVVKPLDKNFRSVQGIGAATVRGDGSIGLILDVLGIIDAQIKIEKDMNATKRAS is encoded by the coding sequence ATGTCATTTGATATTTCAAAATATAGAGAAATGTTTTTAGAGGAAGCAGCAGAGCTTTTTGAGTCAGCTGATAATGTTTTGTTAGCTGCTGAAAACAATGGAAGTTTAACAGATGATGAAATGGGACAACTTTTTCGTGATGTTCATACATTAAAAGGTAGTGGTGCTTCTGTTGAATTAGCTTTTTTTGCTGAATTTACACATGATGTTGAAAACTTAATGGACAAATTAAGAAGTCATAAAATTGAATATAAACCAGAGATGGCTGAAACTTTAATAGATGGACTTGATGTAATGAAGGAAATTTTAGAATTAGAAGTATCAAACCAGATCAATAGAGAAAAATTTCAAGATCTAACAACTTCTTTACTAGAAGAGCTTAGGGCATATTCAAATGCTAGCATTACTACTAAAACAGTTGAATTAAAACAAGAACCAGCTCCTCAAAATGTTACAGTATTAGAAAAAACAAATAATCAAATTTCTGATCAAAAAGAACACTTTGGTTTCTTTAATGATGATTTAAATAATCAAAGAGATATGAAAGATATGCCTTTTGGTATTTTTGAAGATGATGATATTGATGATAAAAATATTGGCTTTTATGATGAAGAACTTGAAAATATATCAAATAATACAGATGATAATAAATTCAAAATTGATGAGAATAAAGAAAATTTTGGTTTCTTTGATGGTATGGAAAAAATTTCTCCAAATTCTGTTATGGAAACAAATGATATTGAATCTGAAATTTCTAATGATAATAAAATAGATACTCAAAATAGAAAAGAAGTAGCATCTGCACCAACTGCTAGAAGAGTTAAAGAAAATAGTGATGATGGTGAGAAAAAATCTATATCAAATAATAATAATAGTATCCGAGTAAATCTTGATAAAATTGATTTATTAATGAATAATGTTGGGGACTTAGTTATTACAAATGCTATGCTTACACAATTTTCATCAACTATCGAAGAGACTAAAACTAGAGGTTCTGTTTTAGAAAGACTAGAACTTCTTGAAAGACATATTAGAGATATGCAAGATAGTATTATGAGTATTAGAATGGTTCCTATGGATTCTATTTACTCAAAATTCCCAAAAGTAGTACGTGATATATCTAAAAAACTTGGTAAAAAAGTCGAATTTAAACATTATGGTGATAATGTTGAAATAGATAAAGCTATGATTGAAGGATTAACAGATCCTTTAATGCATATTATTAGAAACTCTTTAGACCATGGTATTGAAATGCCTGAAGATAGAGTAAAATCTGGCAAAAGTGATACAGGAACTATTAGTATTTCAGCAGAACAAGCAAATGGTCAAATGATAATTACAATTGAAGATGATGGAAAAGGTGTTGATAGTGAAAAAGTTGCTCAAAAAGCACTAGAAAAAGGTCAAATTGATGAAAATCAATTTGCTAGTATGTCTCACAATGATAAAGCTCTTTTGATTTTTGGAGCAGGGCTTTCAACAGCTGATCAAATAACTGATATTTCAGGTCGTGGTGTTGGAATGGATGTTGTAAAAACAAATATTCATAAATTAGGTGGAATAATTAAACTTGATACAGAATTAGGAAAAGGTACAGTTATTACAATTATGCTTCCTTTAACTCTTGCAATTCTTGATGGTCTTGATATAAGAGTTGGGGATCAAAAATATATCTTACCTCTTAGTTCTATTGTTGAATCACTTCAACCAACAGCTAATATGATTAAAAAAATTGGTGATGGAACTCAAGATTTGTTAATGTTGAGAGAAGAGTTTATTCCTGTAGTTAAACTTCATCAACTATTTGGGCTTAAAAAAAGTTTTGAAAAACTTGAAGATGGTATGTTAATAGTTGTAAAATCAGGAAATACTAAAGTTGCTCTATCTATTGATGAGTTTTTAAATCAACACCAAGTTGTTGTTAAACCTCTTGATAAAAACTTTAGAAGTGTTCAGGGAATTGGTGCGGCAACAGTTAGAGGAGATGGAAGTATTGGGCTTATTCTTGATGTTTTAGGAATAATAGATGCTCAAATTAAAATAGAAAAAGATATGAATGCAACAAAAAGAGCCTCTTAA
- a CDS encoding response regulator: MAKLLIVDDSTMLRDMLNYALNEGGYTDVVEAVDGVDGLAKAKNTNFDLIITDVNMPNMDGLTLIGELRKIPQYLKTPILVLTTERSDEMKAKGKFAGATGWIVKPFVPDQLLKAVNIVLSR, from the coding sequence ATGGCTAAACTTTTAATAGTAGATGATTCTACAATGCTCAGAGACATGTTAAACTATGCTTTAAATGAGGGTGGTTACACAGATGTGGTTGAAGCAGTTGATGGAGTAGATGGTCTAGCTAAGGCAAAAAATACAAATTTTGATTTAATTATTACAGATGTTAATATGCCAAATATGGATGGTTTAACCTTAATTGGTGAACTTAGAAAAATTCCTCAATATTTAAAAACACCAATTTTAGTTTTAACAACTGAAAGAAGTGATGAGATGAAAGCTAAAGGTAAATTTGCAGGAGCTACTGGTTGGATTGTTAAACCTTTTGTTCCAGATCAGCTTTTAAAAGCTGTAAATATAGTGCTAAGTAGATAA